A window from Lates calcarifer isolate ASB-BC8 linkage group LG7_2, TLL_Latcal_v3, whole genome shotgun sequence encodes these proteins:
- the LOC108900594 gene encoding beta-1,3-galactosyltransferase 1 yields the protein MPSKVSCLYLLTVVCWASALWYLSVSRPSTSYVGQLSIPIRKVPKVNKNATFSNIRTRSLNPHDFGYLINEEKKCEAEPPFLVILISTTHKEFDARQAIRETWGDESTFPDVRVVTLFLLGRSTDTVLNQMVEQESQIFHDIIVEDFIDSYHNLTLKTLMGMRWVATFCSKAQYVLKTDSDIFVNMENLIYNLLKPTTKPRRRYFTGYVINGGPIRDMRSKWYMPRDLYPESKYPPFCSGTGYIFSADVAELIYKTSLHTRLLHLEDVYVGVCLRKLGIHPFQNSGFNHWKMAYSLCRYRRVVTVHQISPEEMHRIWNDMTSKKHLKC from the coding sequence ATGCCTTCTAAGGTCTCCTGCTTATACTTGCTGACAGTGGTTTGCTGGGCCAGCGCTCTGTGGTACCTGAGTGTGTCCCGCCCCTCCACTTCCTATGTGGGCCAGCTGAGTATCCCTATACGCAAGGTCCCCAAGGTGAACAAGAATGCTACCTTCAGCAACATCCGCACACGCTCACTCAACCCACACGACTTTGGCTACCTCATCAATGAGGAAAAGAAGTGTGAGGCAGAGCCTCCCTTTCTTGTCATCCTGATCAGCACCACCCACAAGGAATTTGATGCCCGTCAGGCCATCAGAGAGACATGGGGTGACGAGAGCACGTTTCCAGACGTGCGTGTGGTCACGCTCTTCCTGTTGGGCCGCAGTACTGATACTGTTCTCAACCAGATGGTGGAACAGGAGAGTCAGATCTTTCATGACATTATAGTGGAGGATTTCATTGACTCGTACCACAATCTGACGCTTAAGACCCTGATGGGCATGCGTTGGGTGGCCACTTTTTGCTCTAAGGCTCAATATGTCCTCAAGACGGACAGTGACATCTTTGTCAACATGGAAAACCTCATCTACAACCTCCTGAAGCCCACCACCAAGCCCAGGAGGAGGTACTTCACTGGTTACGTCATCAACGGTGGGCCAATCAGAGACATGCGCAGCAAGTGGTACATGCCCAGGGATCTGTACCCAGAGAGCAAGTACCCCCCCTTCTGCTCCGGCACCGGATACATCTTCTCAGCAGACGTGGCTGAGCTCATATACAAGACGTCATTACACACCAGGCTGCTGCACCTGGAGGACGTGTATGTCGGCGTTTGTCTCCGTAAGCTCGGCATCCACCCGTTCCAGAACAGTGGCTTCAACCACTGGAAGATGGCCTACAGTCTTTGCCGCTACCGCCGGGTGGTCACTGTCCACCAGATCTCCCCCGAGGAGATGCACCGCATCTGGAACGACATGACCAGCAAGAAACACCTTAAATGTTAG